A window from gamma proteobacterium SS-5 encodes these proteins:
- the pgi gene encoding glucose-6-phosphate isomerase, producing the protein MTRFSASPSIPQLQQHWRQMADVQMQDLFASDPQRFERFSLEACGILLDYSKNRIRDETLGLLGQLAEERQLPTWIQRMFSGEAINNTEQRAVLHVALRNDPAQPIRVNGEDVMPGVERVLGQMERLSEAIRNGSWSGHGGQRITDVVNIGIGGSNLGPLMVCEALRPYWQSGLRLHFVSNVDGTHLSETLRPLKAETTLFIVASKTFTTQETLSNAFSARAWLLDQLHDEQAVAAHFIAISTNRAKVEAFGIDSNHMLEFWDWVGGRYSLWSAIGFPIAVAIGMDRFRQLLAGARCMDQHFRQAPLAANMPVILALLGIWYSNFAGASSQAILPYDQYLRYLPDYLQQADMESNGKSVTRDGEAVDYPTGPIIWGSAGTDGQHAYYQLIHQGGHLIPCDFIAPVNSHNELGDQHLKLISNFLAQPEALMRGKSAEQARAELEAAGVSGERLELLARHKTFPGNRPSNSLMFDRLTPEVLGSLIALYEHKIFVQGVLWGLNSYDQWGVELGKELANRILPELRGEPGQGRHDSSTQGLIRHFLQHRQSD; encoded by the coding sequence ATGACCCGATTCTCCGCAAGCCCGAGCATCCCGCAACTGCAACAACATTGGCGGCAGATGGCCGATGTGCAGATGCAGGACCTGTTCGCCAGCGACCCGCAGCGCTTCGAGCGATTCTCCCTGGAGGCCTGCGGCATCCTGCTGGACTATTCCAAGAACCGCATCAGGGATGAAACCCTGGGCCTGCTTGGGCAACTGGCCGAGGAGCGGCAGCTGCCGACCTGGATCCAGCGCATGTTCAGCGGCGAGGCGATCAACAACACCGAGCAGCGCGCCGTGCTGCATGTGGCCCTGCGCAATGACCCGGCCCAGCCCATTCGGGTGAACGGTGAGGATGTCATGCCGGGGGTGGAGCGGGTGCTGGGGCAGATGGAGCGGCTGTCCGAGGCCATTCGCAACGGCAGCTGGAGCGGCCACGGCGGCCAGCGTATCACCGATGTGGTGAATATCGGCATTGGCGGCTCCAACCTGGGTCCGCTGATGGTGTGCGAGGCCCTGCGCCCCTATTGGCAGTCAGGTCTCAGACTGCACTTTGTCTCCAATGTGGACGGCACCCACCTGAGCGAGACCCTGCGCCCGCTCAAGGCCGAGACCACCCTGTTCATCGTTGCCTCCAAGACCTTCACCACCCAGGAGACCCTGAGCAACGCCTTCTCCGCCCGCGCCTGGCTGCTGGACCAGTTGCACGACGAGCAGGCGGTGGCGGCGCACTTCATCGCCATTTCCACCAACCGGGCCAAGGTGGAGGCCTTTGGCATCGACAGCAATCACATGCTGGAGTTCTGGGACTGGGTCGGTGGCCGTTACTCGCTCTGGTCCGCCATCGGCTTTCCCATCGCCGTGGCCATCGGCATGGACAGGTTCCGCCAGTTGCTGGCCGGTGCCCGCTGCATGGATCAGCACTTCCGCCAGGCCCCCTTGGCGGCGAACATGCCGGTGATCCTGGCCCTGCTGGGTATCTGGTATAGCAACTTTGCCGGGGCCAGCAGCCAGGCCATACTGCCCTATGACCAGTATCTGCGCTATCTGCCGGACTATCTGCAACAGGCGGACATGGAGAGCAACGGCAAATCGGTGACGCGAGATGGCGAGGCCGTGGATTACCCCACCGGCCCCATCATCTGGGGCAGCGCCGGGACCGATGGCCAGCACGCCTATTATCAGTTGATCCACCAGGGCGGCCACCTGATCCCCTGCGATTTCATCGCCCCGGTCAACAGCCACAACGAGCTGGGCGACCAGCATCTGAAGCTGATCAGCAACTTCCTCGCCCAGCCCGAGGCCCTGATGCGCGGCAAGAGCGCCGAGCAGGCCCGTGCCGAGCTAGAGGCCGCCGGGGTCAGCGGCGAGCGCCTGGAGCTGTTGGCGCGGCACAAAACCTTCCCCGGCAACCGGCCCAGCAACAGCCTGATGTTCGATCGCCTCACCCCCGAGGTGCTGGGCAGCCTGATCGCCCTGTATGAGCACAAGATCTTCGTCCAGGGCGTGCTCTGGGGCCTGAACTCCTACGACCAATGGGGCGTAGAGCTGGGCAAGGAGCTGGCCAACCGCATCCTGCCGGAACTCAGGGGCGAGCCAGGTCAAGGCAGGCACGACAGCTCCACCCAGGGCCTGATCCGCCACTTCCTGCAGCACCGTCAGTCCGATTGA
- a CDS encoding pseudouridine synthase — translation MKKAKPEAAGERIQKLLANAGWGSRRQIETLIAEGQIQLNERIAQLGDRAVPGDRLRMGRRSLEIKANQSTQLPQVIAYHKPEGELVTRSDPEGRKTVFAALPKIRQGRWIAVGRLDINSSGLLLFTSDGDLANRLMHPSLKVEREYAVRVLGEVSPDMLYQLTHGIELEDGKARFEEIVESGGESANRWYHVVLVEGRNREVRRMWEAVGGRVNRLIRVRYGPILLGKYPRLGQSRALEKDEVQALLRLVGKA, via the coding sequence ATGAAAAAAGCCAAGCCCGAAGCGGCCGGTGAGCGCATCCAGAAACTGCTGGCCAATGCCGGCTGGGGCAGCCGTCGGCAGATCGAGACGCTGATCGCCGAGGGCCAGATCCAGCTCAATGAGCGCATCGCCCAGCTGGGGGATCGCGCCGTGCCGGGGGATCGCCTGCGCATGGGGCGGCGCAGCCTGGAGATCAAGGCCAACCAGAGCACCCAGCTACCCCAGGTGATTGCCTACCACAAGCCCGAGGGCGAACTGGTCACGCGCAGCGACCCCGAGGGGCGCAAGACGGTATTTGCCGCCCTGCCCAAGATCCGCCAAGGGCGCTGGATCGCCGTGGGTCGGCTGGATATCAACAGCTCCGGCCTGCTGCTGTTTACCAGCGATGGCGACCTGGCCAACCGGCTCATGCACCCCTCGCTCAAGGTGGAGCGGGAGTACGCCGTGCGCGTGCTGGGCGAGGTTAGCCCGGATATGCTCTATCAGCTGACCCACGGCATCGAGCTGGAAGACGGCAAGGCGCGCTTTGAGGAGATCGTCGAGTCCGGCGGTGAGAGCGCCAATCGCTGGTATCACGTGGTTCTGGTGGAGGGGCGCAACCGCGAGGTGCGGCGCATGTGGGAGGCGGTGGGTGGCCGCGTCAATCGGCTCATCCGGGTGCGCTACGGGCCCATCCTGCTGGGCAAATACCCGCGCCTGGGCCAATCCCGCGCGCTGGAGAAGGATGAAGTCCAGGCGCTGTTGCGGCTGGTGGGCAAGGCATGA
- the scpB gene encoding SMC-Scp complex subunit ScpB: protein MPVELKLILEAALLAAGRALSLEQLQGLFEEAEQPDRTDLRRALQALEQDYAGRAIELREVAGGYRLQVRQAYAASIANLWQERAPRYSRALLETLAIIAYRQPVTRGEIEDIRGVAVASNIIKTLSDRDWIRVVGRRDVPGRPALYATTREFLDYFDLKSLDQLPTLAEIRDFDSINRELDLNDPDRLEEPAPATPSQDQS from the coding sequence GTGCCAGTGGAGCTGAAGCTGATTCTGGAGGCGGCCCTGCTGGCAGCCGGGCGGGCGTTGAGCCTGGAGCAGTTGCAGGGGCTGTTCGAGGAGGCCGAGCAGCCGGACAGGACCGATCTGCGCCGGGCCTTGCAGGCGCTGGAGCAGGATTATGCCGGGCGCGCCATCGAGCTTAGGGAGGTCGCCGGCGGCTACCGCCTGCAGGTGCGTCAGGCCTATGCAGCCAGCATCGCCAATCTCTGGCAGGAGCGGGCACCGCGTTATTCCCGCGCCCTGCTGGAGACCCTGGCGATCATCGCCTACCGCCAGCCGGTGACCCGTGGCGAGATCGAGGACATACGCGGCGTGGCGGTGGCCAGCAATATCATCAAGACCCTCTCCGACCGCGACTGGATTCGCGTGGTGGGGCGGCGCGATGTGCCCGGCCGACCGGCGCTCTATGCCACGACACGGGAATTTCTGGATTACTTCGACCTCAAATCCCTGGATCAGCTGCCCACCCTGGCCGAGATCCGCGACTTTGACTCCATCAACCGCGAGCTGGATCTGAACGATCCCGACCGCCTGGAAGAGCCCGCCCCGGCAACGCCATCACAGGATCAGTCATGA
- a CDS encoding diguanylate cyclase, translated as MIFSLRFLIPVSAALILLLVVGLSYHFTSDLLREEVTQEVQRDMRNRINQAQGSIERFLKIDYADGMRQLMASFGSELDLVVSLVTEPEGQVVAATQHRLLQQQLDQIDYPIDPNIAQQVIANRASQVVLSKDGRWVQGYASICAQDSHRSLRATRCGLLYHQADLEYHLDSASARVRDQARLNGIGVLSLGLSLILLVHFRITHRIGLIQQALQAFSAGDRGVLVRLGGHDELAQISQGIDQMLTRLRRDEAELLESQQAKLAIINSTHLCIISTDAKGVISSINAVGEQMLGYSEAELLGRRSPLLFHLPEEIERCATQLSRELGRPIRPNFEVFIARLSQGAAEEQEWTYVRKDGSHFPVLLGISTLTDESGQVRGYLGVAKDISQRKRNEERLLLADKVFQNAGEGIVITDTLGIVVDVNPAYERITGYSKAEILGRSSGHVKSGRHDKAFYAKMWQTILQEGGWEGEIWDRRKSGEVFPKWLNITAIKDSQGQVGHYVGIFVDISQQKATEEKLQQLAFYDPLTRLPNRALFRDRLAFQINLGQRNKALLGLMFIDLDRFKQVNDSLGHDAGDELLIQVAGRIQACLRMSDTVARLGGDEFTLILPSLQSREDAAKLATKVIDQLQQTFDIQGHEVQIGASIGIGLHPQDGKDCETLIKHADQAMYQAKQQGRGCHRFYDQLTQTGSGKA; from the coding sequence ATGATCTTCTCCCTGCGTTTTCTCATCCCGGTCAGCGCCGCGCTGATCCTGTTGCTGGTGGTCGGCCTGTCCTATCACTTCACCAGCGACCTGCTGCGCGAAGAGGTCACCCAGGAGGTGCAGCGGGATATGCGCAACCGTATTAACCAGGCCCAGGGCAGCATAGAGCGATTCTTGAAGATCGACTATGCCGATGGCATGCGCCAACTGATGGCCTCCTTCGGCTCGGAACTGGATCTGGTGGTAAGCCTAGTGACCGAGCCCGAGGGGCAGGTTGTCGCCGCCACCCAGCACCGCCTGCTCCAACAGCAGCTGGACCAGATTGACTATCCCATCGACCCGAATATAGCCCAGCAGGTCATAGCCAATCGCGCCAGCCAGGTGGTGCTGTCCAAGGATGGCCGCTGGGTGCAGGGCTATGCCAGCATCTGCGCCCAGGACAGCCACCGCTCCCTGCGCGCCACCCGCTGCGGTCTGCTTTATCATCAGGCCGATCTGGAATATCACCTGGATTCGGCCAGTGCCAGGGTGCGTGATCAGGCCCGCCTCAACGGCATCGGCGTGCTCAGCCTGGGGCTGAGCCTGATCCTGCTGGTACATTTCCGCATCACCCACCGCATCGGCCTGATTCAACAGGCCCTGCAGGCCTTCTCCGCCGGAGATCGCGGGGTACTGGTGCGCCTTGGCGGGCACGATGAACTGGCGCAGATCAGCCAGGGTATAGATCAGATGCTGACGCGGCTGCGACGGGACGAGGCCGAGCTTCTGGAGAGCCAGCAGGCCAAGCTGGCGATCATCAACAGCACCCATCTGTGCATCATCTCCACCGATGCCAAGGGGGTGATCAGCAGCATCAATGCCGTGGGTGAGCAGATGCTCGGCTACAGCGAGGCGGAATTGCTGGGACGGCGTAGCCCGCTCCTGTTCCACCTGCCAGAAGAGATCGAGCGGTGCGCCACCCAGCTAAGCCGGGAGCTGGGCCGACCGATCCGGCCCAACTTCGAGGTATTCATCGCCAGGCTATCCCAGGGGGCCGCAGAAGAGCAGGAATGGACCTATGTACGCAAGGACGGCTCCCACTTTCCCGTGCTGCTCGGCATCAGCACCCTGACCGATGAGTCCGGCCAGGTGCGGGGCTATCTCGGCGTGGCCAAGGACATCAGCCAGCGCAAGCGCAACGAGGAGCGCCTGCTGCTGGCCGACAAGGTCTTCCAGAACGCCGGCGAGGGCATAGTCATCACCGACACCCTGGGTATAGTGGTGGACGTCAACCCAGCCTATGAGCGCATCACCGGCTACAGCAAGGCAGAGATCCTCGGGCGCTCCTCCGGGCATGTGAAATCGGGCCGCCATGACAAGGCATTCTATGCGAAGATGTGGCAAACAATTCTGCAAGAGGGGGGCTGGGAAGGCGAGATCTGGGACCGGCGCAAGAGTGGCGAGGTGTTTCCAAAATGGCTCAATATCACCGCCATCAAGGACAGCCAGGGCCAGGTTGGTCACTATGTGGGCATCTTCGTCGATATCAGTCAGCAGAAGGCCACCGAGGAAAAGCTGCAACAACTGGCCTTCTACGACCCCCTCACACGACTACCCAACCGCGCCCTGTTCCGCGACCGGCTGGCCTTCCAGATCAACCTGGGACAGCGCAACAAGGCCCTGCTGGGCCTGATGTTCATCGACCTGGACCGCTTCAAACAGGTCAACGACAGCCTGGGCCATGATGCCGGGGATGAACTGCTGATCCAGGTCGCCGGGCGCATCCAGGCCTGTTTGCGCATGAGCGACACCGTTGCCCGCCTGGGCGGCGACGAGTTCACCCTGATCCTGCCCAGCCTGCAATCACGGGAAGACGCCGCCAAACTGGCAACCAAGGTCATAGACCAGCTACAGCAGACCTTCGATATTCAGGGGCATGAGGTGCAGATCGGTGCCAGCATCGGCATCGGCCTCCACCCACAGGACGGCAAGGACTGCGAGACCCTGATCAAGCACGCCGACCAGGCCATGTATCAGGCCAAGCAGCAGGGCCGGGGCTGTCACCGCTTCTACGACCAACTGACCCAAACCGGCAGCGGCAAGGCATGA
- the rsmA gene encoding 16S rRNA (adenine(1518)-N(6)/adenine(1519)-N(6))-dimethyltransferase RsmA → MSHQARKRFSQNFLHDQGVISRIVRAINPRTGQNLLEIGPGQGAITRPLLQACGRLQVVELDRDLIEPLRQGCAGLGELIIHSADALKFDFAPLGRDQPLRLVGNLPYNISTPLLFHLLEQSNYISNYIRDMHFMLQKEVVQRMAAEPGGKDYGRLTVMLQARCRVSHLFDIGPAAFTPAPKVDSSLVRLAPYAQPPYPIADFGAFARLVSAAFSQRRKTLRNCLKGLLDEAQIRAAGVDPSARAETLDIGQFAQLAQLSARAEDPADQHPAPTVPDSTLR, encoded by the coding sequence ATGAGCCACCAGGCCCGTAAGCGTTTTAGCCAGAACTTCCTGCACGATCAGGGGGTAATAAGTCGCATTGTGCGCGCCATCAACCCCCGGACCGGCCAGAACCTGCTGGAGATCGGCCCCGGCCAAGGGGCCATCACCCGACCCCTGTTGCAGGCCTGTGGACGCCTGCAGGTGGTGGAACTGGACCGGGATCTGATCGAACCGCTGCGCCAGGGCTGCGCCGGGCTGGGCGAGCTGATTATCCATTCCGCCGATGCCCTCAAGTTTGATTTCGCCCCCCTGGGCAGGGACCAGCCCCTGCGCCTGGTGGGCAACCTGCCCTATAACATCTCCACGCCGCTGCTGTTTCATCTGCTGGAGCAGAGCAATTACATAAGCAATTACATAAGGGACATGCACTTCATGCTGCAAAAGGAGGTGGTGCAGCGCATGGCCGCCGAGCCCGGCGGCAAGGACTACGGCCGCCTGACGGTGATGTTGCAGGCGCGCTGCCGGGTCAGCCATCTGTTCGACATCGGCCCCGCTGCCTTCACCCCGGCCCCCAAGGTGGATTCCAGCCTGGTGCGGCTTGCGCCCTACGCCCAACCGCCCTACCCCATCGCCGATTTCGGTGCCTTTGCCCGGCTGGTCAGCGCCGCCTTCAGCCAGCGCCGCAAGACCCTGCGTAACTGCCTCAAGGGCCTGCTGGACGAGGCCCAGATTCGTGCCGCCGGGGTTGACCCCAGCGCCCGCGCCGAGACCCTGGACATAGGCCAATTCGCCCAGCTGGCGCAGCTGAGCGCAAGGGCGGAAGACCCGGCCGACCAACACCCAGCACCAACCGTACCTGATTCAACCTTAAGATGA
- a CDS encoding DUF4351 domain-containing protein, whose protein sequence is MVLKPQTPTDDYDSPWKEVLEHAFPEFMDFYFPEANAAIDWSKGYSFKNTELRQVVRDAELGKRFADALVQVTLLDGTEGWVYIHIEVQGEPESQFPKRIYTYNYRLFDRYNRPIASFAVLADQNEHWRPDHFGYDILGCRHRLDFPIAKLLDYATQADALEDHPNPFALVTLAHLRTGQTRHDPEARYQAKRTLVRLLYKRGWERQRILDLFAVLDWMMRLPDGLEQKLWQDIDQIEGETQMRYVTSVERLATERGLQKGMEQGMQQGMQQGMQQGEIVLLERLISKRFGALSSESRARLESATLEQLELWAERILEASDLDEVFSNH, encoded by the coding sequence ATGGTCCTGAAGCCGCAAACCCCCACCGACGACTACGACAGCCCCTGGAAAGAGGTGCTGGAGCACGCCTTTCCGGAATTCATGGACTTCTACTTCCCTGAGGCCAACGCCGCCATCGACTGGAGCAAGGGCTACAGCTTCAAAAACACCGAACTGCGCCAGGTGGTGCGCGATGCCGAGCTGGGCAAACGCTTTGCCGATGCCTTGGTGCAGGTCACCCTGCTGGATGGCACCGAGGGCTGGGTCTATATCCACATCGAAGTGCAGGGCGAGCCCGAAAGCCAGTTCCCCAAGCGCATCTACACCTACAACTACCGCCTGTTTGACCGTTACAACCGGCCCATCGCCAGCTTCGCCGTGCTGGCCGATCAAAACGAACACTGGCGGCCCGACCACTTTGGCTACGACATCCTCGGCTGTCGTCATCGCCTCGATTTCCCCATCGCCAAGCTGCTGGATTACGCCACCCAAGCCGATGCGCTGGAAGATCACCCCAACCCCTTTGCCCTGGTTACCCTGGCCCACCTGCGCACCGGCCAAACCCGGCATGACCCCGAGGCCCGCTATCAGGCCAAACGCACCCTGGTTCGGCTGCTCTACAAGCGCGGCTGGGAGCGCCAGCGTATCCTCGACCTCTTCGCGGTGCTGGACTGGATGATGCGGCTACCCGACGGCCTGGAGCAGAAATTGTGGCAAGATATCGATCAAATTGAAGGAGAGACCCAAATGCGTTATGTCACTAGTGTAGAGCGCCTAGCCACCGAGCGTGGGCTACAAAAAGGCATGGAACAAGGTATGCAGCAAGGTATGCAGCAAGGTATGCAGCAAGGCGAAATCGTGCTTCTGGAACGCCTGATCAGCAAACGCTTCGGCGCGCTCAGTTCAGAGAGCCGGGCAAGGCTGGAGAGCGCCACCCTGGAACAACTGGAGCTCTGGGCTGAACGCATCCTGGAGGCATCGGACCTGGATGAGGTCTTCAGCAACCACTGA
- a CDS encoding endonuclease has translation MSQPLGLPAEPLRWAFQQLLAAYGPQHWWPAQSAFEVMLGAILTQNTAWTNVEKAIANLRQAEMLDTQRLAEADPAQLAQIIRPVGYFNIKTQRLQAFCRFYLQQGHERLAALSTDVLRQTLLGVKGVGRETADDMLLYAFERPVFVIDAYSRRLFSRLGLCQGDEPYDSLRLGLEQALRGDVGLYNEYHGLIVRHAKQHCRKRPLCADCPLRPRCAQAQLSA, from the coding sequence ATGAGCCAACCCCTGGGCCTGCCGGCCGAACCCCTGCGCTGGGCATTCCAACAGTTGCTGGCGGCTTATGGCCCACAGCACTGGTGGCCGGCGCAGAGCGCCTTTGAGGTCATGCTGGGGGCGATACTCACCCAGAACACCGCCTGGACCAACGTGGAAAAGGCCATCGCCAACCTGCGCCAGGCCGAGATGCTGGATACGCAACGGCTGGCCGAGGCCGATCCGGCCCAGCTGGCGCAGATCATACGTCCGGTCGGCTATTTCAATATCAAGACCCAGCGGCTGCAGGCCTTCTGCCGTTTCTATCTGCAACAGGGGCATGAGCGCCTGGCGGCGCTGAGCACGGACGTGCTGCGCCAAACCCTGCTGGGGGTAAAGGGGGTAGGGCGGGAGACCGCCGATGACATGCTCCTGTATGCCTTTGAGCGGCCCGTGTTCGTGATCGATGCCTACAGCAGGCGTCTGTTTTCTCGCCTGGGGCTGTGTCAGGGCGATGAGCCCTATGACAGCCTGCGCCTGGGCCTGGAGCAGGCCCTGCGGGGGGACGTGGGGCTATACAATGAATATCACGGCCTGATTGTGCGGCACGCCAAGCAACACTGCCGTAAGCGGCCGCTTTGCGCCGACTGTCCCTTGCGGCCGCGTTGTGCGCAGGCGCAGCTGTCGGCATGA
- a CDS encoding MFS transporter has translation MPIRTLPDKGLWRIQLLVFCLVVAAFSNIYITQPVLPVLVREFGVDAATASLSVSAVILGIALANLPFGRLSDHYALRPLILIAAFMAALADLVCALTQSFQLLVAARFLQGLFIPALTTCVAAYLANALPLQRLNVAMGAYVSATVVGGLGGRLLGGFLHPPLHWRYAFFSAAGLLLVTSLAAARWLPGVARRPQQHQGQLGFAGLLRSWPALRLFLVGFGAFWVFSATFNFLPFHLSEPPISASTGLITGLYTAYLIGALMGPLSGRLANRFGSPLTLVLGSLLFGLSLAGLAAPNLALVILALLGSCAGFFTIHAAANGALNGRLSGSRGRGNALYVLFYYVGGALGITVSGYLWRYGGWDLVLGVNASVLSIPLLIGLYELKRQP, from the coding sequence ATGCCGATCAGAACCCTGCCCGATAAGGGGCTTTGGCGCATCCAGCTGCTGGTGTTCTGCCTGGTGGTGGCTGCCTTCAGCAATATCTACATCACCCAGCCGGTGCTGCCTGTGCTGGTGCGGGAGTTCGGCGTTGATGCGGCCACCGCCTCGCTGTCCGTGTCGGCGGTGATCCTGGGCATTGCCCTGGCCAATCTGCCCTTTGGCCGTCTGAGTGACCACTACGCACTGCGGCCGTTGATTCTGATCGCCGCCTTCATGGCGGCCCTGGCCGATCTGGTCTGCGCCCTGACCCAGAGTTTTCAGCTGTTGGTGGCGGCGCGCTTCCTGCAGGGGCTTTTCATCCCCGCCCTGACCACCTGCGTTGCCGCCTACCTGGCCAATGCCCTGCCGTTGCAGCGTCTCAATGTGGCCATGGGGGCCTATGTCTCGGCCACAGTGGTGGGCGGTTTGGGTGGGCGCTTGCTGGGAGGCTTTCTGCATCCGCCGCTGCACTGGCGCTATGCCTTCTTCAGCGCGGCGGGGCTGTTGCTGGTCACCAGCCTGGCCGCCGCGCGCTGGCTGCCTGGGGTGGCGCGCAGGCCGCAACAGCATCAGGGTCAGCTGGGCTTTGCCGGGTTGCTGCGCTCCTGGCCCGCGCTGCGCCTGTTTCTGGTGGGCTTTGGTGCCTTCTGGGTGTTTTCCGCCACCTTCAATTTTCTGCCCTTTCACCTGAGCGAGCCGCCCATTTCCGCCTCCACCGGGCTGATTACCGGGCTATATACCGCCTACCTCATCGGTGCCCTGATGGGGCCGCTGTCCGGGCGTTTGGCCAATCGCTTCGGCAGCCCCCTTACCCTGGTGCTGGGCTCCCTGCTGTTCGGCCTCTCCCTGGCCGGGCTGGCGGCTCCCAATCTGGCCTTGGTGATCCTCGCCTTGCTCGGCAGTTGCGCGGGTTTCTTCACCATCCATGCGGCCGCCAACGGTGCCCTCAACGGTCGCCTCAGCGGCAGTCGCGGCCGGGGCAATGCCCTCTATGTGCTGTTTTACTACGTCGGCGGTGCCCTGGGTATCACCGTCAGTGGCTATCTCTGGCGATACGGGGGTTGGGATCTGGTGCTGGGGGTGAACGCCTCGGTGCTGTCCATTCCCCTGTTGATTGGCCTGTACGAGCTGAAACGCCAGCCCTGA
- a CDS encoding ABC transporter substrate-binding protein: MRLNPFPRTGPHPLPWRPLGLMLLALLSLWGGCAQAGQTLRVGTNLWPGYEPLYLAQDIVQPGWDKAIRLVEYPSATEVLRAFRNRAIEAAGLTLDEALLLKQDGVPLRLVLVMDISQGADVIIARPEIPDMAGLRGKRVAVESGALGAYVLTRALELHGLGLDEIDIAHLDVSSHRQAFVSGQVDAVVTFEPVRTQLLNAGGREVFSSREIPGEVVDALVVHEDFLQRQPETVEQLIKGWFQALQLLQQRPDEAAGLIGKRLKLSPREVLDSYAGLYLPSPADNLKLIGGPTPDLLKTLHKLRQLMRERNLLGDDVDLSQLLSADSLPVK; the protein is encoded by the coding sequence ATGCGCCTGAACCCCTTCCCCCGCACTGGCCCCCACCCCCTGCCCTGGCGTCCCCTGGGCCTGATGCTGTTGGCCCTGCTATCACTTTGGGGCGGTTGCGCCCAGGCTGGACAGACCCTGCGGGTGGGCACCAACCTGTGGCCCGGCTATGAGCCCCTCTATCTGGCCCAGGATATCGTGCAACCGGGCTGGGACAAGGCCATACGTCTGGTCGAATACCCCTCTGCCACCGAGGTGTTGCGCGCCTTTCGCAACCGCGCCATCGAGGCCGCTGGCCTGACCCTGGACGAGGCACTGCTACTCAAGCAAGATGGCGTACCCCTGCGCCTGGTGCTGGTGATGGACATCTCCCAGGGGGCCGATGTGATCATCGCCCGCCCGGAGATCCCGGACATGGCCGGGCTGCGCGGCAAGCGGGTGGCAGTGGAGAGCGGTGCCCTGGGGGCCTATGTACTGACCCGAGCCCTGGAGCTGCATGGACTGGGCCTGGATGAGATCGACATCGCCCATCTGGATGTCAGTAGCCATCGCCAGGCCTTTGTCTCCGGCCAGGTGGATGCGGTGGTTACCTTTGAGCCGGTGCGCACCCAGCTGCTCAACGCCGGCGGCCGGGAGGTCTTCAGCAGCCGGGAGATTCCCGGTGAGGTGGTGGATGCCCTGGTGGTGCATGAGGACTTCCTCCAGCGCCAGCCAGAGACGGTAGAGCAGCTGATCAAGGGCTGGTTTCAGGCCCTGCAGCTGCTTCAGCAAAGGCCGGATGAGGCCGCCGGGCTGATCGGCAAACGGCTCAAGCTCAGCCCTCGGGAGGTATTGGACAGCTATGCCGGCCTGTACCTGCCCAGCCCGGCGGACAACCTGAAGCTCATTGGTGGCCCCACGCCCGACCTCCTGAAGACCCTGCACAAGCTGCGCCAGCTGATGCGCGAGCGGAACCTGCTCGGTGATGACGTCGATTTAAGCCAACTCCTTTCTGCCGACAGCCTGCCGGTCAAATGA
- a CDS encoding SPOR domain-containing protein produces MAQASRKKPEGPRIPGWAWFLAGVMLGAIGMGLLGSQDSRNLQQQIKDRLSAQTQPPAQQEEPNKAPKPRFDFYTVLPEMEVVVPEEEIQAPPKPEPKPKPAQKTTQPEQQARVEKAEPAQVYLLQMGSFRSFTDADRLKARLGFMGIESDIQSVTISNEQGKSTVHRVRGGPYSQAQAQALHRSLKDNQINSLMIKLKR; encoded by the coding sequence ATGGCCCAAGCCAGTCGCAAAAAGCCTGAAGGCCCACGCATACCCGGCTGGGCCTGGTTTCTCGCTGGGGTGATGCTGGGTGCCATCGGCATGGGCCTGCTGGGCTCCCAGGACAGCCGCAATCTGCAACAGCAAATCAAGGACCGTCTCAGCGCCCAGACCCAGCCCCCGGCGCAACAGGAAGAACCCAACAAGGCCCCCAAGCCGCGCTTTGACTTTTACACCGTGCTGCCGGAGATGGAGGTGGTGGTGCCGGAGGAGGAGATCCAAGCGCCGCCCAAGCCCGAACCCAAGCCCAAGCCCGCGCAAAAGACCACCCAGCCCGAACAACAGGCCAGGGTGGAAAAGGCCGAACCGGCCCAGGTCTATCTGTTGCAGATGGGCTCCTTCCGCAGCTTCACCGATGCCGACCGGCTCAAGGCCCGGCTCGGCTTCATGGGCATAGAGAGCGATATCCAGAGCGTGACCATCTCCAACGAACAGGGCAAGAGTACCGTCCACCGGGTGCGCGGCGGCCCCTACAGTCAGGCCCAGGCCCAGGCCCTGCACCGCAGCCTGAAGGACAACCAGATCAACAGCCTGATGATCAAACTCAAACGCTGA